In a single window of the Zonotrichia leucophrys gambelii isolate GWCS_2022_RI chromosome 2, RI_Zleu_2.0, whole genome shotgun sequence genome:
- the LOC135443456 gene encoding NAD(P)(+)--arginine ADP-ribosyltransferase 2-like, with protein MALQAHTLALLVMTIATAIAIKVVPLDMARDSFDDQYRGCGPAMITALPSLYGFEYQKNPHFAWGWVKAEAEWRKRGSRVSPLASPAQAVAVMAYTMKYLYKEFNTAVRTAGHSRQEYRNNFHFKMLHFLLTDALGTLRHTQNGQCRHVYRGVRDVHFKTRRGQRVRFGQFTSTSLSKEIAQKYGTDTIFEVHTCHGVDIQAFSYDPSNREVLIPPFETFKVTKVTQNGKKTRISLRSTGTFSKHNCAWL; from the coding sequence ATGGCCCTCCAGGCTCAtaccctggcactgctggtaATGACCATTGCAACTGCCATTGCCATCAAGGTGGTGCCCCTGGACATGGCCCGAGATTCCTTCGATGACCAATACCGGGGCTGCGGCCCTGCCATGATCACGGCTCTGCCATCCCTCTACGGCTTCGAGTACCAGAAGAATCCTCACTTTGCCTGGGGTTGGGTAAAGGCCGAGGCTGAGTGGCGCAAGCGGGGCTCTCGTGTGTCCCCTCTGgcatccccagcccaggccgTCGCTGTCATGGCCTACACAATGAAGTACCTCTACAAGGAGTTCAACACTGCTGTGCGCACAGCCGGGCACTCCCGCCAGGAATACCGGAACAACTTCCACTTCAAAATGTTGCATTTCCTGCTGACCGATGCACTAGGGACACTGAGGCACACTCAGAACGGGCAGTGTCGCCACGTGTACCGGGGCGTGCGTGATGTTCATTTCAAGACACGGCGTGGCCAGAGGGTCCGGTTCGGTCAATTCACATCGACATCACTGAGCAAAGAAATTGCCCAAAAATATGGAACAGACACCATATTCGAGGTTCACACGTGCCACGGTGTGGACATCCAGGCTTTTTCCTATGATCCTAGCAACCGCGAGGTGCTGATCCCACCCTTTGAGACCTTCAAGGTCACCAAAGTCACCCAGAATGGGAAGAAGACAAGGATCAGTCTACGCTCCACTGGGACCTTCAGCAAACACAACTGCGCATGGCTGTGA
- the LOC135443457 gene encoding NAD(P)(+)--arginine ADP-ribosyltransferase 2-like has translation MALLTHTLALLAMTVATVAIKVVPLDMAWDSFDDRYEGCGPAINAKLLDLYNFEYQKNPHFAWGWYHADAEWRKRGSPVSPLTSHWQAVALMAYTSQDIYKDFNAAVRTAGHSRQVYRNNFHFKTLHFLLTQALVTLRQAQNRQCHHVFRGVRDIRFKAQRGQSVRFGQFTSTSLRKEIALHFGRDTIFEVHTCHGVDIQQFSMYPGEKEVLIPPFEVFEVTKVTRNGKRTWISLRSAGTFSKYNCEWH, from the coding sequence ATGGCCCTCCTGACTCACaccttggcactgctggcaatGACTGTGGCCACCGTGGCCATCAAGGTGGTGCCCCTGGACATGGCCTGGGACTCCTTCGATGACCGATATGAGGGCTGTGGCCCAGCCATAAACGCAAAGTTGCTGGACCTCTACAATTTTGAGTACCAGAAGAATCCTCACTTTGCCTGGGGCTGGTATCATGCTGATGCTGAGTGGCGCAAGCGGGgctctcctgtgtcccctctgacATCCCACTGGCAGGCTGTGGCTCTCATGGCCTACACGTCGCAGGACATTTACAAGGACTTCAATGCAGCCGTGCGCACAGCCGGGCACTCCCGCCAAGTATACAGGAACAACTTCCACTTCAAAACGCTGCATTTCCTACTGACCCAGGCCCTGGTGACACTGAGGCAGGCTCAGAacaggcagtgtcaccatgTGTTCCGGGGCGTACGTGACATTCGTTTCAAGGCGCAGCGTGGCCAGAGTGTCCGGTTTGGTCAATTCACATCGACGTCTCTACGTAAAGAGATTGCTCTGCACTTTGGGAGAGACACAATTTTCGAAGTGCACACATGCCATGGCGTGGACATCCAGCAGTTTTCCATGTATCCAGGGGAGAAGGAGGTGCTGATCCCACCCTTTGAGGTCTTTGAAGTCACCAAAGTCACCCGGAATGGGAAGAGGACATGGATCAGTCTCCGTTCTGCTGGGACCTTCAGCAAATACAACTGCGAGTGGCACTGA